The Anas platyrhynchos isolate ZD024472 breed Pekin duck chromosome 31, IASCAAS_PekinDuck_T2T, whole genome shotgun sequence genome includes a window with the following:
- the LOC119715187 gene encoding olfactory receptor 14C36-like, which translates to MPNSSSVSEFLLLAFADTRELQLLHFTLFLGIYLAALLGNGLILSAVACDHRLHTPMYFFLLNLAVLDLGCISTTLPKAMANALWDTRTISHQGCTTQVFLFVLLMSSEYYLLTIMAYDHYVAICKPLHYGSLLGSRACAQMAAAAWGSGFLNAVLHTANTFSLPLCQGNAVDQFFCEIPHILKLSCSDSDYLKEVRLLVVSACFALVCFVFIVVSYVQIFRAVLRMPSEQGRHKAFSMCLPHLAVVSLFVSTAILAYLKPPSISSPSLDLMVSFLYSVVPPAVNPLIYSMRNQELKATLKKLIVVVIFT; encoded by the coding sequence atgcccaacagcagctctgtgagcgagttcctcctgctggcattcgcagacacacgcgagctgcagctcctgcactttacgctcttcctgggcatctacctggctgccctcctgggcaacggcctcatcctcagcgccgtagcctgcgaccaccgcctccacacccccatgtacttcttcctcctcaaccttgccgtcctcgacctgggctgcatctccaccactctgcccaaagccatggccaatgccctctgggacaccaggaccatctcccATCAAGGATGTACTACACAGgtctttctctttgtcttgttgatgtcatcggAGTATTaccttctcaccatcatggcgtACGACcactacgttgccatctgcaagcccctgcactacgggagcctcctgggcagcagagcttgtgcccagatggcagcagctgcctggggcagtggctttctcaatgctgtcctgcacacagccaacacattttccctgcccctctgccaaggcaatgctgtggaccagttcttctgtgagatcccccacatcctcaagctctcctgctcagattcaGACTACCTAAAGGAAGTTAGACTTCTGGTGGTTAGTGCATGTTTTGcgttagtttgttttgttttcattgtggtgtcctatgtgcagatcttcagggcagtgctgaggatgccctctgagcagggccggcacaaagccttttccatgtgcctccctcacctggctgtggtctccctctttgtcagcactgccatacttgcctacctgaagcccccctccatctcctctccttccttggaCCTGATGGTGTCATTCCTGTACTCAGTggtacctccagcagtgaacccgcTCATCtatagcatgaggaaccaggagctgaaagcaACACTGAAGAAACTGATTGTAGTGGTAATATTTACCTAG